GTCCTGCTCCGTAAACAGGTCGGCAAGCAGGTCGTCGTATGTCGCGTGTTTGCCACGGCTGGGGTGCCGCGCCTCAACACTGGCGTTCAGCTCTTTCAAGCGCAGCGCCAATGCCTGACACACAAGTTTGTCGCTCAGATCTGACCGAACCTTCCAGGCAATGACCTGATCGGCATCCTGGTGCACGGTTTTTTCGGAGAGCAAGGCCTTTGGGGCAATCGCTGCACCGCGCTGCAGCATACGCTTTCCGCTGCGCTCAATTCGTTTTTCGAGGATGCCCAACTCATCCTTCGCGGGCTGCGGCAGCTCTGCCTGGAAAAGACGTGTTACGATGTAGACCTTGAGTTCAACCAGCGCCGCCCAGGCCGGCTGTACAGCCGCAATCCCGCCGGGCACAGTGAAGAGAAAAGTTAGCGCCGCCAGCAATACCAAAATGTTGGTGGTAATTTTTGTAAATCGTTTGTCACTGTCCGGGCCATCGCCATTTGATCCGTTCGACGTACACATCTTGACCTCCGCAGGTAAAAGGCTCAAGAGATACCATCACACGCATCCAATAACGGCCATCCTCCAAAAATGGGGGCATCCTCCTTTTTTACGACCTTGAACGACCCCCGAAATATGTCAAGCTAAATATCTTGACACATTATGCCGCGCCATATTGATTGTTTTTATAATCAATATGATAAGCGACACCTCTAAACATTACAAAAAATTTACGCCGCCGGCAGGGAGGTCCCCACCGGCGGCGTACTCAAATATATATCGATTTGGCGCAGTGAGCGCCCAGGCTCAGTGCCGCGGATCCAGCACGTGGGAGACGGCCTGGGCCGCCTGTTGTGCGCCGGCGTCCAGCAGGTCCAGAATCACCATGGCCCGCAGCAGGTCGCCCCGGTTGGCCACGGTCAGGTCTTCCGACAGGCTGCCCTTGCAGGACGCCACGGCGTCGGATACCGGCCGCACGGCCCGGCCCTCATTGCCCAGATGCGCGGCGGTCAGGCTTTCCAGCACGTCCAGCAGATGAAATTTCCATTCTTCATTGAAGTGCAGATGCACGTCCAGGATGCGGCGCACATTGGCCACGCCGCGGACCATCCCGGCAAGGCTGGTGTAATCCAGCGTCCAGATATCCTTGTCCGTCACGCCGGTTTCGCCCGAGGGCGCGGCGCGCAGATTGGCAAGGTGTGCTTCCTGTATGGCGTGGGTGCGGGCGTTCTTGAAGGCCTGCAGTTCGATGACGGATCCCATATCTCCCTCCCTGGTTCTGAGACGTCCCCCTTCCGGCGCGTGCGCCGGGTGCATCCGCGTCCATGCGATTGCGGGCTGGACATCTGCTTCTTCGGCCATCCCAGGAAAAACTTGAGGCCTGGGCGTCATTTGTTCTCCGGGGGGGAATATGGGTACAACGCAAAGTATTTATTTGGATTTTTGTTCAATAGCTGCAGGCGGCGCTCCAGCTCTTCCAAAAAAATCAGCAGCTCTTCCCGCCTTGGGGAGTGCTGCGCCGCCTCTAGTGCACGCTGGACCTTGACGATGCCCGATTCCAGCCGGCCCCGTTCCACCTCGCGCATGGCCGGGTAGCTTCTGGCAGGATCCTCCCGGGGCACGGCCAGTTCCTGGCCCGTGGTGGCGTTCTCGTTCTCCCAGATGGTCAGCACATTGCCCTGGGCTGCCGCCGCAACGGGCGTGATCAATACCATAGTCATGAAGATGGCGAGTGAATATGCCATTGCCCCTCCGCAAGGCGTGTCAGCGGTCAAGCCGGTGGCGACTCCTGCCCGTCTGGCGTGCAGGGGAACCGAAGCGTCACCGTGGCCCCGGCACCGGGCTTGCTTTCCACGGTCACTTCGCCGTGGTGCTCCAGCATGATCAGCCGTGTCTCGCACAGTCCCATGCCCACATTGCCGGGTTTGGTGGTGAAAAAGGGATCGAAAATGAACGGCATGTCCTTGGGGGAGATGCCGCAGCCGTCGTCCTTGATGCGCACGGCCACGCCCTGCGGGCCGGGCTGCACGTCCGTTTCCACGCGCACCCGGCCATCCACGGCGGCCTCCAGGGCATTGACGTAAACGGCGCGCAAGGCCCGGCGCACCTGCACCGGGTCCACCATCAGCGGTCCCGGCAAACAATGGACACTGCACTGCATGTCTGCCGTCACGGAACAATACTGGCAGCGGGCCTCCTCGGACACCGCCTGCACCAGCTCGGACACGGACACCGCCTGCCGCTCCAACTGCGGCAGGGAGGCATACTCCGCCACGGCCTTGACCGTGCGCTCCAGCTTGACGGCCTCCTCGCGGATGATGTCCAGCTTCTGCCGGGCCTGCTCGGGCAGGCGCACGCCCCTGAGCAGCAGCGAGGCGAAGCCGCCGATGGTCATGGCCGGATTGCGAACCTGATGCGCCACGGAAAGCGCCAGGCGGCGCAGACTCTCCGAGCGCTCCTGCTGCAGGGCATGCACATGCTCAAACAGGGCCTTTTCCCGCGCCTGCCGGAGGTGCAGCTCCGTGACATCCTCCACCAGCAGCACGATGCCGGCCACGGCCCCCTGATCGCGCAAAAAGGAGGACGTGACGGCCAGACGCCGCGGGGCATCCTCTCCGGGGAAGGAATAGGGCGTTTCCCGGCGCAGGTGAATGGGCTCCTGGTTGATCACGTCCACCAGGATCTGATTGAATTCGTAGTTTTCCTCGCGGGAAAAGAAGCGCTCACCCCAGCCGCCGCCGGTGAGTTCCTCGCGCGAGAACCCCAGCACGGCAGTGATGGCGGCATTGACGAACACCACCTCGCCGGCGGCATTGATCACCATGCAGCCCTGGGGCATGCTTTCAAGGATGTTGTCCACGAAGATGTGATCGATGGCCACCCGCGCCCTCCTCTGCCGGTCAGTCTGCGCGTTCGATTGGTCCCGTCATGCTATCCTCCAAAAGCCTGCCATGCGTCAAGACGATGCCGGCGCCGCCATGGCGGATGACCTTTGCCGGATTTGCTGCTACACACCTCGCATGCCCACCGCCGACCTGCATCTGCACACCCACCACAGTCATGGCACGGCCGACGTGGCCGCCATGGTCCAGGCCTGCCTGGACCGCGGCATCCAGCTCGTCGGCATGACCGAGCACGCCCCGCGCCCCGCCGGATTTCGCTATCCTGCGGAAGAATTCCAGGCCCACGTGCTGCAGCAGTTTTCGCAGTATGTGGCCGAGGTGCTCGCTGCGCGCCAGGCCTTTCCCCAGGCGGAAATCCTGCTCGGCACGGAAGTGGACTACGTGGCGGAGCATGAAGACTTTTTTGAACAATTCCTGCAATCCGCCCCCTTTGATTACACCCTGGGCGGCGTGCACTTTATTGGCCCCTGGGGCTTTGACTTTGCCCAGGCTGAATGGGACGTGCTGGACGAAGACGCCCGCCGCGCCGCCTACCTGGACTATTACGCCCTGGTGGCCGGCATGGCCCGCAGCCGGCGCTACACCGTGGCCCCGCATGTGGATCTGGTGAAGATCTTCAGCCGCGAGACCCACGCCCGGTTCCTGGATTCCGCCGACGGCCGCCGCGCCGTGGGCGAAGCCCTGGACGCCCTGGCCCAGGCCGGCATGTTGCTGGAGATCTCCACCGCCGGCCTGCGCAAGCCCTGCCGGGAGATCTATCCCGGCCCCACGGTGCTGGGCTGGGCCATGGAACGAGGGCTGGCGTGTTGTCCGGCGTCCGACGCCCACGCCCCAAACCAGGTGGCCTTTGCCTTCGATACCCTCACCGCCTACGCCCGGGAACACGGGGTGGAAGGCTGGACCGTGCCTGGACCCTGCCACGCCGGGCAGTCAGGCCGACGCCGTCTGCCGCTGTAGCGCACACCTTTTTTGTCAGGCAGACTCGGGAACACCCGGCCGCCGCGGCCCGCAGCCGTGCTTGCGCAAGTGTGGGGTCTTGGTGTACTCGTTCCGGGATCCCGGATGCCGTGCACGCCGCTGGCGCCCTTTGCCTGCTGCAGGGCTGTTGCCGGGCATCGCTTCGGAATCACTTCACCACTCCCCCGCCAAGGAGCAGCCGTCTCCCCATGAGGAAACGAGGTCCCTTCACCCTCGAAGCCAGCCCGGACAAGCCCTTCGCGCACGCCGCGCTGAACCTTGCCGGCCCGCTTCTGGAACGCGTGACGCAGCTTTCCGGCGTCAACGACATCTACGCCCGTGCCACGCAGACGCCCGGCCCCAACTTCTGGGCCAGGGTGCTTGCGGCCATGAACCTGACCATCCAGCTTTCCGAGGAAGCCCGGGCCCGCATCCCGGCCACGGGTCCCGTGGTGGTGGTGGCCAACCACCCGTACGGTGGCATTGAGGGCATCATCCTCGGCGCGCTGCTCATGAGCATTCGCGAGGACGTGCAGTTCATGGCCACCTACCTGCTCAGCTACATCCCGGACCTTGCGGACAAGGTCATTTTTGTGGACAACTTTGGCGGCAGCGACTCCCTCAAAAAAAACATCCAGCCCCTCAAGCAGTGCATCCGCACCCTGCGCGAGGGGCACATGCTGGCCATCTTCCCGGCCGGGGAGGTCTCCAGTTTCGACCTGCACCGCCGCCGGGTGATAGACCCGCCCTGGAACCCCACGGTGGCGCGCATCATCCAGAAAACCGGCGCGCCGGTGCTGCCCATCTTTTTCCCCGGCAACAACGGGCCGCTGTTCAATGCCGCCGGGCTCATCCATCCCCGGCTGCGCACCCTGCTGCTGCCGCGCGAGCTGGTGCGCCGCCAGCGCCGCTGCTTTCAGGTGCAGGTGGGCAGCCTTATCCCGGCCAAGAAGCTCAAGCGCTACGAAAACGAGCAGCAACTGCTGGCCTATCTGCGCCTGCGCACCTACATGCTGGACAAACGGCCCGATTCCCCCGGCGGCCGTCCCCGGTTCCGCTTGCTCTCCCTGCTCAAGAAAAAAGTGCTCCCGGCGGCACATCATGTGGCCAAGCCCACCGCGCCCATCGAACAGAGCCAGGACCCCGCCGTGCTGGCTGCAGAAGTGGCCCGCCTGCCCCCGGAAAACCTGCTGGCCGAAAGCGGCAAGTTCAAGGCCTATGTGGCCTCGGCCCAGGAAGTCCCGGCCATCCTGCAGGAAATCGGCCGGCTGCGGGAGGTGACCTTCCGCATGGTGGGCGAGGGCACAGGCAGATCCATCGACCTGGACCGCTACGACCAATACTACGCCCACCTGTTCATCTGGAACCAGGACACGCGCGAGGTGGTGGGCGCGTACCGCGTGGGCAAGTCCGCCAAGATCATTGAGGAACACGGCATCGAGGGGCTGTACACCTCCTCCCTGTTTTCCTTCAAGCCGCAACTCTTCGAGCGCATGGGCCCGGCCCTGGAAATGGGTCGTTCCTTTGTCCGCCCGGAATACCAGAAAAGCATCGTGGCCCTGCCCCTGCTCTGGAAGGGCATCTCCAGTTACGTGCTGCTGCACCCGGATTACAAGGTGCTCTTCGGGCCGGTCTCCATCTCCAACGATTACACGCTGATGTCCCGCGAGATGATCGTGCGGTTCCTGCGGGAGAACAACTCCCTTTCCGAGTTCTCCAAACTCGTCAAACCCCGCAAGCCGCCGCGGCTGCGCTGCATGAAGCTGCACGAGGTGCGCGAATTCCGCGCCGTGCTCTCCAATATGGAAGACGTGGCCGAGGTGGTCTCGGACATCGAACCCGAAGCCAAGGGCATTCCCGTGCTGCTCAAGCAGTACCTCAAGCTGGGCGGGAAGATCCTTTCCTTCAATGTTGATCCGGACTTCAACAACTGTCTCGACGGCCTGATCTACGTGGATCTGCTGCAGACGCCTGTCAAAACCCTGGCCATGTACATGGGCATAGACAACGTCTACAACCTCCACGACTACCACGCCGCCAAGCAACGCCAGCCCGTGTGCACCCCATGAGCCAGAACCATCCCGGCAAGCGCATTGCCGATTCCATTGTGGTCATGAGCCACCAGATGCTCCCCGAAGACGCCAACCCCTACGGCAGCGTCCACGGCGGCGTCATCCTCAAACACATCGACACCACCGGCGGCGTGGCAGCCATGCGCCATGCCCGCACCAATGTGGTGACAGCTTCCATCGACCGCGTGGACTTCCTCAAGCCCGTGCGCGTGGGGGATCTGGCCATCTTCACCGCCCGGCTGGAGTATGCCGGCCGCACGTCCATGGACGTCTCCGTGTCCGTCATCGGGGAAGATCTCATCACCGGCCGCACCCAGCATTGCGCCCAGGCCATGCTGACCTATGTGGCCCTGGACCGCGACGGCCACCCCATTCCCGTGCCGCCGCTGCTGCTGGAGACGGACGAGGAGCGCCAGCGCTCCGAGGCCGCCGCCGCCCGCCGCAAGCGCAGCGCCGAAGACAAAAAAGCCACGCGGCAACGCGGCTGATGCCACGACGAGGGAGCCCGGAACAATCTACGCCCCCCGGAATCTTTCGTTTTTTGGATAGCCGCATGCCTGCTTCCCTTCCCCTTCTCCGCCTGGACCACGCCTCGGTGCTGCGTGGCGGCTCCCTGGTGCTGCAGGACCTCTGCTGGGAACTGCGCCCGGGGCAGCACTGGCTGCTGGTGGGCGAGAACGGCGCCGGCAAATCCACCTTCCTGCAGCTGGTCCGCGGCGAGCTCTGGCCCCTGGACCGCCACGCCCGGCTCTATGGCCTGGATGGCGTGCTTGACCCCTCGCCCATCGGCCTGCGCACGCGCATGGGGCTGGTCTCCCCGGCGCTGCAGGAACGCTATCAGCGTCAGGGGTGGCACATCCGGGGGCGGGAGATCGCCGCTTCCGGCTTCGACGACGCCTTTCTGTGCAACCGGACCCTCACCGCTGCCGAAGCCGCCCGCCTGGATGAAACCCTGACCCTGTGCGGCGCGGCAGATCTGGCGCAGCGGCC
This sequence is a window from Megalodesulfovibrio gigas DSM 1382 = ATCC 19364. Protein-coding genes within it:
- a CDS encoding sensor histidine kinase — its product is MAIDHIFVDNILESMPQGCMVINAAGEVVFVNAAITAVLGFSREELTGGGWGERFFSREENYEFNQILVDVINQEPIHLRRETPYSFPGEDAPRRLAVTSSFLRDQGAVAGIVLLVEDVTELHLRQAREKALFEHVHALQQERSESLRRLALSVAHQVRNPAMTIGGFASLLLRGVRLPEQARQKLDIIREEAVKLERTVKAVAEYASLPQLERQAVSVSELVQAVSEEARCQYCSVTADMQCSVHCLPGPLMVDPVQVRRALRAVYVNALEAAVDGRVRVETDVQPGPQGVAVRIKDDGCGISPKDMPFIFDPFFTTKPGNVGMGLCETRLIMLEHHGEVTVESKPGAGATVTLRFPCTPDGQESPPA
- a CDS encoding lysophospholipid acyltransferase family protein, with amino-acid sequence MRKRGPFTLEASPDKPFAHAALNLAGPLLERVTQLSGVNDIYARATQTPGPNFWARVLAAMNLTIQLSEEARARIPATGPVVVVANHPYGGIEGIILGALLMSIREDVQFMATYLLSYIPDLADKVIFVDNFGGSDSLKKNIQPLKQCIRTLREGHMLAIFPAGEVSSFDLHRRRVIDPPWNPTVARIIQKTGAPVLPIFFPGNNGPLFNAAGLIHPRLRTLLLPRELVRRQRRCFQVQVGSLIPAKKLKRYENEQQLLAYLRLRTYMLDKRPDSPGGRPRFRLLSLLKKKVLPAAHHVAKPTAPIEQSQDPAVLAAEVARLPPENLLAESGKFKAYVASAQEVPAILQEIGRLREVTFRMVGEGTGRSIDLDRYDQYYAHLFIWNQDTREVVGAYRVGKSAKIIEEHGIEGLYTSSLFSFKPQLFERMGPALEMGRSFVRPEYQKSIVALPLLWKGISSYVLLHPDYKVLFGPVSISNDYTLMSREMIVRFLRENNSLSEFSKLVKPRKPPRLRCMKLHEVREFRAVLSNMEDVAEVVSDIEPEAKGIPVLLKQYLKLGGKILSFNVDPDFNNCLDGLIYVDLLQTPVKTLAMYMGIDNVYNLHDYHAAKQRQPVCTP
- a CDS encoding histidinol-phosphatase, translating into MRQDDAGAAMADDLCRICCYTPRMPTADLHLHTHHSHGTADVAAMVQACLDRGIQLVGMTEHAPRPAGFRYPAEEFQAHVLQQFSQYVAEVLAARQAFPQAEILLGTEVDYVAEHEDFFEQFLQSAPFDYTLGGVHFIGPWGFDFAQAEWDVLDEDARRAAYLDYYALVAGMARSRRYTVAPHVDLVKIFSRETHARFLDSADGRRAVGEALDALAQAGMLLEISTAGLRKPCREIYPGPTVLGWAMERGLACCPASDAHAPNQVAFAFDTLTAYAREHGVEGWTVPGPCHAGQSGRRRLPL
- a CDS encoding acyl-CoA thioesterase; amino-acid sequence: MSQNHPGKRIADSIVVMSHQMLPEDANPYGSVHGGVILKHIDTTGGVAAMRHARTNVVTASIDRVDFLKPVRVGDLAIFTARLEYAGRTSMDVSVSVIGEDLITGRTQHCAQAMLTYVALDRDGHPIPVPPLLLETDEERQRSEAAAARRKRSAEDKKATRQRG